A stretch of Chiloscyllium punctatum isolate Juve2018m chromosome 6, sChiPun1.3, whole genome shotgun sequence DNA encodes these proteins:
- the LOC140478745 gene encoding succinate receptor 1-like produces METNETCTDINSHVEKYYLTTMYSIVFIVGLIGNLTVISGYVFCLKKWKCSNIYLFSLSVTDLFLICTLPMFVIQYANDSEWFYGDIWCKFNRYFLNCNLYLSVLYLTCISIDRYLLVRNPTNLYRFQEKQTAIIICFLLWIFVTVELVPMFTFIGPKNITDNDDLAVVCVDYASSGNAGDSLVYSMFLTIVDFIIPLCIMGYCSTKTAKCLREIRAQRRSTIKFEKPHRLVILAVVIFLGLFTPYHVMRNIRIASRLGKKTCTYRGIKAGYAITRPIAYLSSAINPIFYFMLGDRFRETLFSKLPFIGQRLASETSSRDKY; encoded by the coding sequence GAGACGAACGAGACTTGCACGGACATTAATTCTCACGTGGAAAAGTATTACCTCACAACAATGTACTCCATTGTGTTCATTGTGGGACTCATAGGGAATCTGACTGTGATAAGTGGTTATGTCTTCTGCTTAAAGAAGTGGAAGTGCAGTAACATCtatctcttctccctctctgtcacagaTCTCTTTTTAATTTGCACTCTTCCAATGTTTGTAATCCAGTACGCAAATGACAGTGAATGGTTCTACGGTGACATATGGTGTAAGTTTAATCGGTATTTCCTCAACTGTAACCTCTACTTGAGTGTCCTCTACCTGACCTGCATCAGTATTGATCGATATCTGCTGGTGAGAAACCCAACAAATCTCTATCGGTTCCAGGAAAAGCAGACCGCTATCATTATCTGTTTCCTCTTGTGGATCTTTGTCACGGTAGAGCTGGTGCCTATGTTCACCTTCATTGGACCCAAGAACATCACGGACAATGATGATCTGGCTGTAGTATGTGTTGACTATGCCAGTTCGGGGAATGCCGGAGACAGCCTGGTTTACAGTATGTTCCTCACCATTGTTGATTTCATCATCCCACTCTGCATTATGGGGTATTGCTCCACTAAAACAGCAAAGTGCTTAAGGGAGATCAGGGCACAGAGACGCAGCACAATTAAGTTTGAGAAGCCCCATCGCCTCGTGATATTGGCAGTAGTCATTTTCTTGGGACTCTTCACTCCTTATCATGTCATGCGCAATATCCGCATTGCCTCTAGATTGGGGAAGAAGACATGCACCTACAGGGGGATAAAAGCTGGTTATGCCATCACAAGGCCTATTGCCTACCTTAGCTCTGCTATTAATCCCATTTTCTACTTCATGCTGGGTGACCGATTTAGAGAGACCCTCTTCAGCAAGTTGCCATTCATTGGCCAAAGGCTGGCGTCAGAGACATCAAGCAGGGATAAATACTGA